In the Sulfurivermis fontis genome, ACGCGCGACGGCCCCGTCTGATTTGCGTTTATTGGCGTTCATTTGCGGACTGAGCCGCTGTCATTCCAGTCGCGCCGCGGCGCCGAATTGGGGTATCCTGCGCCCCCATGACGATGTCCGAACACAAACCGGCCCTGGCCCGGCGCTTTCGCGGTTTTCTGCCGGTGGTGGTGGACGTGGAAACCGCCGGCTTCAACGCCCAGACCGACGCCCTGCTGGAGATCGCGGCGGTCACCCTGCGCATGGACGAGTCCGGCCTGATCTATCCGCACGAAACCCACCACGCCCATGTCGAACCCTTCGTCGGCGCCAACCTGGATCAGCGCGCACTGGATTTCACCGGCATCGACCCCTACCACCCGCTGCGCCTGGCCCTGCCCGAGCGCGAGGCGCTGGAAAAGATCTTCGAACCCATCCGCCGCGAGGTACGCGAACAGGCCTGCACCCGCGCCATCCTGGTCGGCCATAACCCGTTTTTCGACCTCGGCTTCCTCAACGCCGCCGTGGCGCGCACCAAGATCAAGAAAAATCCCTTTCACGCCTTCAGCAGCTTCGACACCGTCACCCTGTCCGGCCTCGCCTTCGGCCAGACCGTGCTGGCCCGCGCAGTACAGGCCGCCGGCCTGAGCTGGGACTCCACCCAGGCCCATTCCGCCCTGTATGACGCCGAGCGCACCGCCGAGCTGTTCTGCACCATCGTCAACCGCTGGCGCGCCCTGGAGTTCGGCGGGGAGTCTTAAGGAAGCTCAGAATAAGTTCAGAGCTTCCGCGGCACAGGGATGTGCCGCCATTTTTCAACGACGATAACTCGTCGAAAATTGAAGCCAATCGAAAATCACACTTTTCGCTTGGCGTGGTCTGAGAAGTCCAGGATGGACTTATTCAGACCTTCCTTAAAAAAAGCCGGCCCCCTATGGGAGCCGGCTTTTTTGCGCCGATCGCGACTCGAAACGGCTTCTAAGCCGTCTTGGCCACAGCTTCCTGCGTCATCTTCTGCAGTTCGCCCTTCTGGTACAACTCCAGGGTGATGTCGCAGCCGCCGATCAACTCGCCGTTGATGTAGATCTGCGGAAAGGTCGGCCAGTTGGCGTAGCGCGGCAGGTTCTCGAATATCTCGCGGTCCATCAATACGTTGACGTAGGCAAACTCGACGCCACAGGCGGACAGGGCCTGGGCGGCACGGCTGGAGAAGCCGCACTGCGGCATCTGCGGCGTGCCCTTCATATAGATGATGATGGGATTCTGCTTTACTTGCTGATCGATACGTTCCAGTACGTCCATAAGCTGATGACCTCATTGTTGAAAACGGCAGCGCGCAGGGGCAGTAGCTGAACATGGGGACTATGGCCGGGAGTTCAACCCCGGCCTAGCAAACAACCATGACATATACAGGGGTAATACCTCGCCGGAGGTAAGTGCCGCGGCAGTCCGGCTAGGGAAGCTCTGAATTAAGTTCAGAGCTTCCGCGGCACAGGGATGTGCCGCCATTTTTCAACGACGATAAGTCGTTGAAAAATGAAGCCGAGCGAAAATCACACTTTTCGCTTGGCGTGGTTTTGTCCACGGATGGACTTATGTCGCGCAGCCCAGGGAGGGGCGGGAGCGACCTGAGAAGTCCAGGATGGACTTATTCAGACCTTCCCTAGTAGTAAATGTCGACATTGCGCTGCAGCCACAGTTCCAGCAGCGCCAGGTGCCACAGCTTGCTGCCGCGCAGGTAGGTGAAATGTTGCTCCGGCTCCGCCAGCAACTTTTCCACATAGGCACGGTTGAACAGGCCGCGCTGGCGGCAGGCGTTGGAATCGAGGATGTCGCGCATGAAATCGAGGAACGGACCACGCACGTATTTCAACGCCGGCATGGGGAAGTAGCCCTTGGGCCGATCGATGACACCGTCGGGGATCAGACCGCGGGCGATCTTCTTCAATACATGCTTGCCACCGGAGCCGAGCTTGAGTTCCGGCGGCAGTTGCATCGCCAGTTCCACCAACTCGTGATCGAGGAAGGGGACGCGCGCCTCCAGGCCCCAGGCCATGGTCATGTTGTCGACACGCTTGACCGGGTCGTCGACGATGAGGGTGGTGGTATCCATGCGCAGCACGCGATCGATGAAGGTATCGGCACCGGGCTGGGTGAGCAGCTTTTCGATCAGCATCCCGGTGTGATCCTCGCCGCGGAACGGCTCGGCCACGGTTTGCAGGAACTCGCTGTGCGGACGATCGAAATAGTGTTTGGCGAAGCGCTCCAGGTCAGTACCGCCCTCGGCCTCCATGCGCGGATACCAGAAGTAGCCGCCGAACACCTCGTCGGCGCCCTGGCCGCTCTGCACCACCTTCACCTCCTGTGCCACGCGCTCGGCCAGCAGATAGAAGGCCACCGCGTCCTGCCCCACCATGGGCTCGGCCATCTGCTCCACCGCCTCGGGCAGACGCAGCAACACCTGATCGTTGGAGATGGCATATTTGTGATGGCGCGTGTCGTACATCGCCACCACCTGATCGGAATACTCGAACTCGCTGCCTTTCTCCTCCGGCACGTCCTCGAAACCGATGGAAAAGGTGAGTATGTCCTTGACGCCCTGCTCCGCCAGCAGGCCCACCAGCAGGCTGGAATCGAGGCCGCCGGACAGCAGCACGCCCACCGGCACGTCGGCGATCTCCAGACGACGCTTCACCGCCTTCTTCAGCGCCGTGTGGATCGCCTCGGTCCATTCCTGCTCGCTGCGCGGCTCGCTCGGACGGTGGGCGTAGAGCTGCCAGTACTGCCGTTCGCTGCGCCGGCCGTCCTTGTCGATGGTCAGGGTATGGCCCGGTGCCAGCTTGCGGATGCCGTTGAGGAGGGTGCGCGGCGCCGGGATCACGCCGTGCAGGGTGAACTGGTGGTGCAGGCCGAGCGGGTCGATGCCGACGTCGGCGCCACCGGCGGCGAGCAGGGCCTGCGTGTTGGAGGCAAAATGGAAGGTCTTGCCGTCGTGACTGTAGTACAACGGCTTGATGCCGAGGCGATCGCGCGCCAGGAACAGGCGCTGGCACCGGATATCCCAGATGGCGAAGGCGAACATGCCGGTGAGATGTTCGACGCACTGCTCGCCCCAGGCGGCATAGGCCTTGAGGATGACCTCCGAATCACCGTCGGAGAAAAAGTTGTAACCGCGCTCGCGCAGTTCCGCGCGCAGGTCGCGGTAGTTGTAGATGGTGCCGTTGAACACCAGCACCAGGCCGAGTTCATTGTCGATCATCGGCTGGTGGGAACGCTGCGACAGATCGATGATGGCCAGGCGACGATGCCCCAGCGCCAGCGGGCCGTCGGAATAACTGCCTTCGTGGTCCGGGCCGCGCCGCTCCAGGCGGTGCAACATGCGCCCCAGCACGGCCAGGTCGGGCACGTGGCCATCCAGTCTCAGTTCACCGCAAATTCCGCACATAACGTCAGTCGCAAGTTACAAGTGGCAGGTTGCAATAAGGCCGGATCAAGGGCCGACGCGCAGGTTGTTGACGACGCCTTTGACGCCGTCGATCTGTCGCACCATGTCAGCGATATGTTCCGCGCTGTCATTGCTGGCAACCGTGCCGGCCAGGGTGACCACGGCATCACGCACGCTGACGCGGATATCGCCGGCGTTGACACTCCTGTCGCGCACGAGGGCGCGGTTCACCGCCGCGGCCAGCAGATTGTCGGCGCGCGCCTCCTCATAACTGCGGCCGTCCTCCGCCCGCCCGCCCTGGCCGGCGCCCATCATGGTGCCGGCGGCGCAGCCGCCGAGCAGTGCCGCCATCAACAGCATCGTTGCAATACGCATCCGGCTCATCTCCCTGGAAAAAAACATGTTCAACCCTCGCCACAGCCGCCCCCGCCAGGCGTGGCTATGGTAACCCGATCGCCGGGGGCGACGGCGACGCTGACCTTGCCCGGCAGCAGAGCACCGTTGCGACGGTTCTCGCCCGTGGCGCCGGGGCTGCCGCCGGCCAGTCCCCAGGGCGCATGACGCCGCCGCTCGGTGAGCAGGGTGAGCTGGGCCGGGGCGAGAAATTCGAATTCGCGCACGATGCCGTCACCACCGCGGCGCTGCCCCGCGCCGCCCGAGCCGCGCCGTACCGCATAGCGCGTGACGCGCAGCGGATAGGCCGACTCCAGGGCCTCGATGGGCGTGTTGAGGGTGTTGGTCATATGGGTCTGTACCGCATCCAGCCCGCCACCGCCGGCGCCCGCCCCCATGCCGCCGCCGATGGTTTCATAGTAGTCCCAGTCACGGCCGCCGTTCCTGGCGCCCATGGCGACGTTGTTCATGCTGCCGTGGCTCGCCGCCGGAATCTGCAGCGGCAGGGCCTGGGCCAGGGCGCCGCAGATCACGTCCACCACCCGCGTGCTGGTCTCCACATTGCCCGCCGCCACAGCCGCCGGGCGCCGGGCGTTGAGCAGGCAGCCCTCCGGCGCGCTGAGTTCGATGGCGCGGAAGGCACCGGCGCAGGCCGGAGTCTCGCGCGGCATCAGGCAGCGGAACACGTAGTACACCGCTGCGGCCGCCACCGACAGCGGACAATTGACGTTGCCGGCCACCTGCGGCGCCGTGCCGGCGAAGTCCACCCGGACCCGGCCGCCCGCCACCTGCACCCGCGCCATGATGCCGATGTCCTGGCTGCCGACGCCGTCGTCGTCCAGCACATCGCCAAAGACATACTCTCCGTCGGGGATCTTCGCCAGCGCGCCATGGGCCAGGCGCTCGGCGTAATCATTGAGGGCCGTCAGTGCGGCACGATAGGCACTGCCCCCCATGCCCTGCACCAGTTCACGCAACCGCGCCAGGGCGGTGAGGTTGGCGCTCACTTGCGCGGCAAAATCGCCCGCCGCCTCGTCACGTCCGCCGGCCAGCCGCGCCAGCAGCGCGGCATCGGTACGACCGTCACGCACCAGCAGGGTGGGCGGAATCACCAGCCCCTCCTCGTCCAGCGTGCGCGAAATCGGCATGGAGCCGGGACTGTGCGCCCCGATATTGGCGTGGTGGGCGCGATTGGCGACAAATCCCAATAGCTCGCCGTCGAGCAGCAGCGGCGCGATGACCGTGACGTCGGGCAGGTGGGTGCCGCCGAGAAAGGGGTCGTTGACCACCACCATGTCGCCGGCGCGCCAGTCGATACCGCTGACGATGCCGCGCATGGCGTAGGCCATGCTGCCGAGGTGCACCGGGATGTGCGCCGCCTGGGCGCACAGCTCGCCTGCGGCATCGAACACGGCACAGGAAAAATCCAGGCGGTCACGGATGTTGGGCGAGAAGGCCGCGCGGCGCAGCGCCGCCCCCATCTCGTCACAGACGGCCTCGATACGGCTGGCGAACAGCGACAGTTCTATGGCATCCATGGCGCGGGATGGTAGCCCATCCCATGACAAATCGCAGCGGGCGGGAGAAACTCCACAGAAATTCTAGTGTCACACGCCATAAGTCCCTATCATATGCCCCTCGAACGGTCCCGGACCCAACCCATTTCCAACCCAAGCTCCAAGGAGTCTGTCACGTGAACACCAAGCGCAGAATCTTTCTCAAGGGCACCCTGGCCAGCAGCGCCGTTGCCGTCGCCGTCGGCGCCGGCCTGCTCTCCCCCCGTCAGGTGCTGGCCGCCTGGCCCAAGGAGGCCTTCGAGGCCAAGGACATCGCTGCCAGCCTGAAGGGCGTCTACAACGCCGACATGACCACCCCCAGCAACGACATCGAGATCAAGGCCCCCGACATCGCCGAGAACGGCGCCGTGGTCCCGGTCACCGTCAATGCCAACATCAAGGGCATCGAGTCCATCAGCCTGTTCGTCGAGCAGAACGGCACTCCCCTCACCGCCGTCTTCAACCTGGCCCCCAATGCCCTCGGCACCGTCTCCACCCGCGTCAAGATGGGCAAGACCTCCAACGTGGTCGCCGTGGTCAAGGCCGGCGGCACCCTGTATGCCGGCCGCAAGGAAGTGAAGGTCACCATCGGCGGCTGCGGCGGTTAAGCCACGGCACACACTGACGAATTGATACAGAGGACTATCTAAATGGCAGATTCAATCAAGATCCGCGCCACCCTCAAGGGCGATGTCTGCACCGTCAAGGCGCTCATCAAGCATCCGATGGAGACCGGCCAGCGCAAGGACAAGAAGACCGGCCAGGTCATCCCGGCCCACTTCATCCAGGAAGTCGTCTGCACCCACAACGGCAAGAACGTGCTGACCTCCGCCTGGGGCGCCGCCATCTCCGCCAACCCCTATCTCTCCATCGAGTTCTCCGGCGCCAAGAAGGGGGACAAGGTCGCCCTCGCCTGGGTCGACAACAAGGGCGAGAAGGACTCGGCCGAGACCGATATCGGCTAAGCCGCAGTCTCTCGTGCACTACCCAAGGCGGGGCAGCAATGCCCCGCTTTTTTTTGGCAATTCCAGAGTGATTTTCTTGGTTGCCGCCTGTACCCACGGAGAGTACCGTTGCGCAAGGAACCCGCGTAGTTCCGGGTGCTTCCGCACCACACATAACAAATACATGACCGGGGGAGGACACCATGCGCTATTTCGCATGCCTATTGCTTTTGAGCCTGAGCTGGCCCGCGCTGGCGGACAAGCCGCTGGCACCGCAGCAACTACCCGGTGCCACCGTGGTGGATGCCGAGCGGGCAGTGCTGCTCATCCAGACCACCCCCACCCTCGTCGTCATCGACAGCCGACTTGGTGAAGAACACGACAAGGGGCACATACCCGGCGCCGTGAACCTGCTCGATACCGACATGACCGAGGCCGCCCTGTCCCGCATCGCCCCGGACCGCGACACACCCCTGCTGTTCTATTGCAACGGCGAGCGCTGCCTGCGCAGCAGCAATGCCGCGGCCAAGGCCGCCGCCTGGGGTTACCGCACCGTCTACTGGTTCCGCGGCGGCTGGCAGGAGTGGCAACAAAAAGAGCTTCCCGTAGCGCGCTGAACAGCCGCCGATCATGGAGCGGATTTCACTGCGTACCCTGATCTCAGGCCTGTTGCTGGCGATCGTGCTGCTCGCCGTCATTCATACCGCAGTCTCGCAATACCAGTTCCGCCGTGCCGCCCTGGACTACCGCACCGACAGCATGGCGCGCGTCATCGAGGTCGCCGCCCACGAGGTGCTGCGCCAGGCCCGCGGCCATGCCATTGCTCTCGGCGGCTCCCTGCAACGCCGCCTGCACCTCCGCGACGGCACTGCACTGCACGCCCAGTTGCAAGAGCCCTTCAACAAGGGCTATGCCGAAGCGGGATACCTCGATCTGCTGGCGGTACGCGCCTACGACAGCGCACTCACGCCGCTCGCCGCGGGTGGGCGGGCCAACCTGCCGCCGCTGCCGGCACCATTCGTGCGGGACTTGCTCAGGCGCGAGGGCGTGGAGCGGCTCAAGGCGGTAAGCACGCTTTGGCTGGCAAACGCTGAGCCGTTCTATTCGGTCGTGATACCGATCGGCGGCCTGCAGGTGGAAGGCTATCTGGAAGTGGTGATCGACCCGCTGTTCAATCTGCGCCAGGTGGGCGAGATGATCCGCATGCCGTTCGGCGTGCACGGCCCCCACGGCGAAGAGATGCTCCACCCGGAAAATGTCCGTGAGGACGATCCGCGCTATTTCGCCATGGAGTACGCCTTGCGCGGCGTCGCTGACGACGCCGTTCTGTACCTGGCGGCCTACGCCGACATCGACCTGCTGTATCAGGACATGCGCCGCACCCAGATGATCACCACCCTGTGGTTCCTGGTGCTGACGCTGACCATGCTCGGCCTGTCCTTCTGGCTGCTGAACCGCCATCTGTTCCAGCCGGTGCACCACATGATCGGACAGATGGAGGATGCCGTGCGCGACGGCCGGGATACGCTGGTGACGCGGCACGGCATCAAGGAGGTGCACATCGTCGCCGCCGCGTTCAACATCATGGCCGCCCGTGTGCGCGATATCATCCAGGAACTGCAGCGCATCTCCGCCCAGGACGGCCTCACCGGCATCGCCAACCGCCGCAGCTTCAATCAGGCGCTGGAACGGGAGTGGCTGCGCGCCATGCGCCAGCAGACGCCGCTGTCCGCCCTGCTCATCGACATCGATTACTTCAAGCAATACAACGATCACTACGGACACCAGGCCGGCGACGAGTGCCTGAAGAGTATTGCCAGCGCACTCAGCCTGGCCGTGCAACGTCCCACCGATATGGTGGCGCGCTATGGTGGCGAGGAGTTTGTGCTGCTGCTGCCGGAGACCGACCGGCGCGGGGCGCTGCTCATCGCGGAACGGCTGCAGCAACTCATCAACCGCCTGGCCATTCCTCACGCCCTGTCGCCGCTGGGTCAGGTCGGCATGAGCATCGGGATCTGCACCCTGATCCCGCAACGCGACCAACCCAGCCAGCGCCTCGTCGCCTGCGCCGACCGCGCGCTGTACCGTGCCAAGGCCGCCGGCCGCAACCGCATCGAAGTGGCGAGCGCGGACGATGAAGCGGCCGGTACTGCCGTGCCCTGATCACTCCACCAGGAAGTTGCAGAACTGCCAGGGATCGCTGCGGTCGATGTTTTCCTCGAACAGGCGGCCACGTCCCTCCAGCGGAGTCCAATCGGTATACCTGCCGACCATCGGTCCCAGGTAAGGCCGCGCGATGTCCAGCACCTCGGCGTAATCCATGGCATCGGGTTCGGTGATGCCCCGCGCCGGATGGCGCATCACCCACACCACGCCCGCCAGCACCCCCGCCGTCACCTGCAAGGTAGTGGCGCTGTTGTACGGCACCAGGGCGCGCGCTTCGACGTTGGACAACTGCGAGCCATACCAGTACGCGCCGCGCCGCGGCCCCATCACCAGCACACCCAACTCATCGATGCCCTCAACGATGTCCTCCAGCAGCAGCCGCTGGCGCGGCTGCATGTGCCAGTTCTTGCCGGCCAGCTCGTGCAGGGACTGGACCGCATCGTCACAGGGATGGTAGGCGTAATGCACCGTGGGGCGATAGCTCACCTGGCCGCCCTCGTGCAGCGACAGATAGTCGGCGATGGAAATGGACTCGCCGTGCGAGATCAGAAAGCCGTGATAATTGCCCTCGCCGGGAGTCCAACTGCGCACCCGCACCGCGGCGCCGGGACGCTCGAGATAAATGGCGCAATCGCGGCCGAAGCCGTAACGGCGCGCCGCTGCCGGCCAGTGCCGCTCGTGCGTGCCCCAGCCCAGTTCCGCCGGTTGGCACGACTCGTCGACAAAGGCCTCGCACGACCAGGTGTTGACGAATTCGCCGCGCCGTTTCTGCCGTTGTCCGTACTGACTGTCACGTTCGGCGATATGGATGGTTCTGACCCCCAGGCCGTGCGCCAGCCGCGCCCACTCCTCACGCGTCATCGGTGTCGCGGTCATGCCGTGATCGGCGGCCAGATTGAGCAGGGCCTGTTTGAGAAAATGCGACACCAGGCCCGGATTCACGCCATGATTGATCACCGCCGTGGGACCGGCGCCATAGCGCTGGCGCAGCGCCAGCGCCGCTTCGCGGTAGGCGTAGTTGGAACGCTGCGCCGGCGTCAGCCTGGTATCGAAATGACCACCTTCCCACGGTTCGATGCAGGCATCCAAATAAAGAATGCCGTGCTCCTGGCAGTACTCGATCAGCGCCAGGCTGGAAACATTGACGGACAGGTTGAGGACAAAATCGCCCGCACCGACATGGCGGGCGAGGATGGCGCGGTAGTTGTCGGGCCGCAACGGCTCGACGTACTGCGTCACACCGTAGGACCGCGCCACATCGTCGCCGTTATCGTGCGCGCGCAGGACAGTGATCTGTTCCGGACGCAGCCCGATGTGGCGCAGCAGCAGCGGCAACACACCACGGCCGATGGCCCCGAATCCGAGCAGCAGCAGGCGCCCGCTGAATTGGACATAGTGCCGGTGTTCCGCCATGGCTCCCTCCCCGCGACTGGCCGCGATGGCAACTATACCAAGGAGAGATTACACGATGGATCGGCTGCCAATGAAAAGGCCGCCGGCTGACGCGGGCGGCCTTGCGCTACAGACGGCGGACGGCTTACTTCTTGGTGCCGCAGGTGTTGACACCCATCAGGCTGTAGGCCGGACAGAAACCCAGCAGGGCGGTGGCCAGCGGAACGATGCCGATGGCGCCCAGCCAGTTGCCGGCGGCGACACCCCAGCCGATGATGGCCAGACCGGCGATGATGCGAACAACCTTGTCTACGGTACCGACGTTTGCCTTCATAGTGGTTCTCCTTGTGCTGTGAGTGTAGCTGCCAGCAAGGATAGACAAGACCCCTGCCGCTGTCTGTGACTATGTCACCCAGTGGCGGTCCGCCCCAGCCGCACCCGATCGAGCAGCAGAATCTCGCCGCGCGTGCGCCGGATCATTCCCTCGTTCTCCAGGTCGCGCAGGATGCGGCTCACCACCTCGCGCGAACTGCCCAGGTCCACGGCCAGTTCCTGGTGGGTGGTGTGGGCCACGCCACCGGCCGCATGTTCCAACAGCCAGGCCGCCACGCGCGCATCCAGACGGCGGAACGCCACCTCCTCCACCACGGCGATGACGTCGGCCAGACGCCGCGCCACCAGACCGAACAGATAGCGGCGCCACGCCGCCGATTCACCCATCCAGGCGCGCACGCTGCCCGCCGGGATCAGCACCGCCTCCACCTCCGTTTCCGACACCGCCAGGGCGGGAAAGGGTATGTCGCTCATGATGCAGGAGGCGGTGAGCACACAACTGTCGCCGGCATCGATGCGGTACAGGGTGATCTCGCGCCCCGACTCCGCGCTCTTGAACACCCGCGCCCGACCGGACAGCAACAGCGGCAGATAGCCGCAACTGTCGCCCTGCTGGCACACCACCTGTCCCGGCGGCAGGCTGCGCACCACGGTCTCGCGCAAAAAGCGCTCCAGCAACGCTGTATCGTCGGCCAGCAACTCGGGGAATGTGCTGCGCAGGCGCTGGTGCAATGC is a window encoding:
- the rnt gene encoding ribonuclease T, producing MSEHKPALARRFRGFLPVVVDVETAGFNAQTDALLEIAAVTLRMDESGLIYPHETHHAHVEPFVGANLDQRALDFTGIDPYHPLRLALPEREALEKIFEPIRREVREQACTRAILVGHNPFFDLGFLNAAVARTKIKKNPFHAFSSFDTVTLSGLAFGQTVLARAVQAAGLSWDSTQAHSALYDAERTAELFCTIVNRWRALEFGGES
- the grxD gene encoding Grx4 family monothiol glutaredoxin gives rise to the protein MDVLERIDQQVKQNPIIIYMKGTPQMPQCGFSSRAAQALSACGVEFAYVNVLMDREIFENLPRYANWPTFPQIYINGELIGGCDITLELYQKGELQKMTQEAVAKTA
- a CDS encoding N-acetylglutaminylglutamine amidotransferase, which produces MCGICGELRLDGHVPDLAVLGRMLHRLERRGPDHEGSYSDGPLALGHRRLAIIDLSQRSHQPMIDNELGLVLVFNGTIYNYRDLRAELRERGYNFFSDGDSEVILKAYAAWGEQCVEHLTGMFAFAIWDIRCQRLFLARDRLGIKPLYYSHDGKTFHFASNTQALLAAGGADVGIDPLGLHHQFTLHGVIPAPRTLLNGIRKLAPGHTLTIDKDGRRSERQYWQLYAHRPSEPRSEQEWTEAIHTALKKAVKRRLEIADVPVGVLLSGGLDSSLLVGLLAEQGVKDILTFSIGFEDVPEEKGSEFEYSDQVVAMYDTRHHKYAISNDQVLLRLPEAVEQMAEPMVGQDAVAFYLLAERVAQEVKVVQSGQGADEVFGGYFWYPRMEAEGGTDLERFAKHYFDRPHSEFLQTVAEPFRGEDHTGMLIEKLLTQPGADTFIDRVLRMDTTTLIVDDPVKRVDNMTMAWGLEARVPFLDHELVELAMQLPPELKLGSGGKHVLKKIARGLIPDGVIDRPKGYFPMPALKYVRGPFLDFMRDILDSNACRQRGLFNRAYVEKLLAEPEQHFTYLRGSKLWHLALLELWLQRNVDIYY
- a CDS encoding BON domain-containing protein, translating into MRIATMLLMAALLGGCAAGTMMGAGQGGRAEDGRSYEEARADNLLAAAVNRALVRDRSVNAGDIRVSVRDAVVTLAGTVASNDSAEHIADMVRQIDGVKGVVNNLRVGP
- a CDS encoding hydantoinase B/oxoprolinase family protein, which gives rise to MDAIELSLFASRIEAVCDEMGAALRRAAFSPNIRDRLDFSCAVFDAAGELCAQAAHIPVHLGSMAYAMRGIVSGIDWRAGDMVVVNDPFLGGTHLPDVTVIAPLLLDGELLGFVANRAHHANIGAHSPGSMPISRTLDEEGLVIPPTLLVRDGRTDAALLARLAGGRDEAAGDFAAQVSANLTALARLRELVQGMGGSAYRAALTALNDYAERLAHGALAKIPDGEYVFGDVLDDDGVGSQDIGIMARVQVAGGRVRVDFAGTAPQVAGNVNCPLSVAAAAVYYVFRCLMPRETPACAGAFRAIELSAPEGCLLNARRPAAVAAGNVETSTRVVDVICGALAQALPLQIPAASHGSMNNVAMGARNGGRDWDYYETIGGGMGAGAGGGGLDAVQTHMTNTLNTPIEALESAYPLRVTRYAVRRGSGGAGQRRGGDGIVREFEFLAPAQLTLLTERRRHAPWGLAGGSPGATGENRRNGALLPGKVSVAVAPGDRVTIATPGGGGCGEG
- the soxY gene encoding thiosulfate oxidation carrier protein SoxY, whose amino-acid sequence is MNTKRRIFLKGTLASSAVAVAVGAGLLSPRQVLAAWPKEAFEAKDIAASLKGVYNADMTTPSNDIEIKAPDIAENGAVVPVTVNANIKGIESISLFVEQNGTPLTAVFNLAPNALGTVSTRVKMGKTSNVVAVVKAGGTLYAGRKEVKVTIGGCGG
- the soxZ gene encoding thiosulfate oxidation carrier complex protein SoxZ; amino-acid sequence: MADSIKIRATLKGDVCTVKALIKHPMETGQRKDKKTGQVIPAHFIQEVVCTHNGKNVLTSAWGAAISANPYLSIEFSGAKKGDKVALAWVDNKGEKDSAETDIG
- a CDS encoding rhodanese-like domain-containing protein, which gives rise to MRYFACLLLLSLSWPALADKPLAPQQLPGATVVDAERAVLLIQTTPTLVVIDSRLGEEHDKGHIPGAVNLLDTDMTEAALSRIAPDRDTPLLFYCNGERCLRSSNAAAKAAAWGYRTVYWFRGGWQEWQQKELPVAR
- a CDS encoding diguanylate cyclase, producing the protein MERISLRTLISGLLLAIVLLAVIHTAVSQYQFRRAALDYRTDSMARVIEVAAHEVLRQARGHAIALGGSLQRRLHLRDGTALHAQLQEPFNKGYAEAGYLDLLAVRAYDSALTPLAAGGRANLPPLPAPFVRDLLRREGVERLKAVSTLWLANAEPFYSVVIPIGGLQVEGYLEVVIDPLFNLRQVGEMIRMPFGVHGPHGEEMLHPENVREDDPRYFAMEYALRGVADDAVLYLAAYADIDLLYQDMRRTQMITTLWFLVLTLTMLGLSFWLLNRHLFQPVHHMIGQMEDAVRDGRDTLVTRHGIKEVHIVAAAFNIMAARVRDIIQELQRISAQDGLTGIANRRSFNQALEREWLRAMRQQTPLSALLIDIDYFKQYNDHYGHQAGDECLKSIASALSLAVQRPTDMVARYGGEEFVLLLPETDRRGALLIAERLQQLINRLAIPHALSPLGQVGMSIGICTLIPQRDQPSQRLVACADRALYRAKAAGRNRIEVASADDEAAGTAVP
- a CDS encoding homospermidine synthase, translating into MAEHRHYVQFSGRLLLLGFGAIGRGVLPLLLRHIGLRPEQITVLRAHDNGDDVARSYGVTQYVEPLRPDNYRAILARHVGAGDFVLNLSVNVSSLALIEYCQEHGILYLDACIEPWEGGHFDTRLTPAQRSNYAYREAALALRQRYGAGPTAVINHGVNPGLVSHFLKQALLNLAADHGMTATPMTREEWARLAHGLGVRTIHIAERDSQYGQRQKRRGEFVNTWSCEAFVDESCQPAELGWGTHERHWPAAARRYGFGRDCAIYLERPGAAVRVRSWTPGEGNYHGFLISHGESISIADYLSLHEGGQVSYRPTVHYAYHPCDDAVQSLHELAGKNWHMQPRQRLLLEDIVEGIDELGVLVMGPRRGAYWYGSQLSNVEARALVPYNSATTLQVTAGVLAGVVWVMRHPARGITEPDAMDYAEVLDIARPYLGPMVGRYTDWTPLEGRGRLFEENIDRSDPWQFCNFLVE
- a CDS encoding YgaP family membrane protein; the encoded protein is MKANVGTVDKVVRIIAGLAIIGWGVAAGNWLGAIGIVPLATALLGFCPAYSLMGVNTCGTKK
- a CDS encoding Crp/Fnr family transcriptional regulator, with the translated sequence MNHALHQRLRSTFPELLADDTALLERFLRETVVRSLPPGQVVCQQGDSCGYLPLLLSGRARVFKSAESGREITLYRIDAGDSCVLTASCIMSDIPFPALAVSETEVEAVLIPAGSVRAWMGESAAWRRYLFGLVARRLADVIAVVEEVAFRRLDARVAAWLLEHAAGGVAHTTHQELAVDLGSSREVVSRILRDLENEGMIRRTRGEILLLDRVRLGRTATG